The proteins below come from a single Aegilops tauschii subsp. strangulata cultivar AL8/78 chromosome 6, Aet v6.0, whole genome shotgun sequence genomic window:
- the LOC109755362 gene encoding uncharacterized protein, which translates to MASPAAAAAASEFTRETVRRSLIAISQSLPETSLLNPKVNTPSTTPGANGYRDDGAAKCRSKLISISYPSTPDALSTPCPQKNAATV; encoded by the coding sequence ATGGCCTCgcctgcagcagcagcagcagcatcagaGTTCACTCGGGAAACTGTTCGCCGGTCGCTGATCGCAATCTCTCAGTCCCTCCCTGAGACTTCGCTCCTGAACCCCAAGGTCAACACACCAAGCACCACCCCTGGGGCAAACGGATATCGCGACGATGGGGCAGCGAAGTGCAGATCGAAGCTGATCTCGATCTCGTACCCGTCCACTCCTGATGCCCTATCCACGCCGTGCCCCCAGAAGAACGCTGCAACCGTGTGA